A single Lolium perenne isolate Kyuss_39 chromosome 6, Kyuss_2.0, whole genome shotgun sequence DNA region contains:
- the LOC127326717 gene encoding uncharacterized protein, whose amino-acid sequence MESWASWFGSGVTSAFFASLERCSCINLSTDDDDDDLDGEAHDRALILAADSAPSDAAAHKETDGGKEPPLPPV is encoded by the coding sequence ATGGAGAGCTGGGCGAGCTGGTTCGGATCCGGCGTCACCTCCGCCTTCTTCGCCTCGCTCGAGCGCTGCTCCTGCATCAACCTCtccaccgacgacgacgacgacgacctcgACGGCGAGGCCCACGACCGCGCCCTCATCCTCGCCGCCGACTCCGCGCCCTCCGACGCCGCCGCCCACAAGGAGACGGACGGCGGCAAGGAGCCGCCCCTCCCGCCCGTAtga